From the genome of Geobacter sp. SVR, one region includes:
- the thiD gene encoding bifunctional hydroxymethylpyrimidine kinase/phosphomethylpyrimidine kinase, which translates to MSDRNRSFRLVVNKGAQPLSIAGLYLVTDQGENLVERVRSALRGGVSVLQYRAKHKPPELCRSEGSELKQLCRSFGVSFIVNDDVSLARDLDADGVHLGQDDESVGRAREQLGPGKFIGKSTHNLDEALQAEQEGADYIGFGAMYPTGSKNVTHIPGTAGLSAIRDRVRLPVVAIGGITTSNACRVIDAGADALAVISSVLSSPRPDLSACELRLLFNRQRPFPRGTVLTVAGSDSGGGAGIQADIKTITLLGSYAASVLTALTAQNTRGVSSIHGLPPSFVMDQLDAVLEDIPVDVIKTGMLHTPAIIAALAERLTERQTMTALVIDPVMVAKGGAALMECDATQIFLKQLLPLAYLLTPNIPEAERLLGTRISSEAHMEQAARDLHRLGAANVLIKGGHLAGQHSTDILFDGTECRSFTAERIFTNNTHGTGCSYASAIAAFLAQGEPLGCAVKKAKDFITAAIRMARPLGKGHSPINHFAAVRQR; encoded by the coding sequence ATGAGTGATCGCAACAGATCGTTTCGTCTTGTCGTCAACAAGGGAGCCCAGCCCCTCTCTATAGCAGGCCTCTACCTGGTGACCGACCAGGGTGAAAACCTGGTGGAGCGCGTCAGGTCCGCACTGAGAGGAGGCGTGTCGGTGCTGCAGTATCGGGCCAAGCACAAGCCGCCCGAACTGTGCCGCTCCGAGGGGAGCGAACTGAAGCAGCTGTGCCGCAGTTTCGGCGTGTCCTTCATCGTCAATGACGATGTGTCTCTGGCCAGGGACCTGGACGCCGACGGCGTACACCTGGGCCAGGACGACGAAAGTGTCGGCAGAGCCCGGGAACAGCTGGGGCCGGGGAAGTTCATCGGCAAGTCGACCCATAACCTGGATGAGGCGCTGCAAGCTGAACAGGAGGGTGCAGATTACATCGGCTTCGGCGCCATGTATCCCACCGGCAGCAAGAACGTCACCCATATCCCCGGCACCGCCGGCCTTTCGGCCATTCGCGACCGGGTACGGCTTCCGGTGGTGGCCATCGGCGGAATCACGACCAGCAATGCCTGCCGGGTCATCGATGCCGGTGCCGACGCGCTGGCCGTTATCTCTTCGGTGCTCTCCAGTCCCCGTCCCGATCTGTCGGCCTGCGAACTCAGGCTGCTGTTCAATCGGCAGCGTCCCTTTCCCCGCGGCACCGTCCTGACTGTGGCAGGCAGCGATTCCGGCGGTGGTGCCGGCATCCAGGCTGACATCAAGACAATTACGCTGCTGGGGAGCTATGCCGCCAGCGTGCTGACCGCCCTGACCGCCCAGAACACCCGCGGAGTCTCGTCAATCCACGGCCTGCCACCGTCGTTCGTGATGGACCAGTTGGATGCGGTACTGGAAGACATTCCGGTCGATGTGATCAAAACCGGCATGCTGCATACTCCGGCCATCATTGCCGCACTGGCGGAACGCCTGACGGAACGCCAGACCATGACCGCCCTGGTGATCGACCCGGTCATGGTTGCCAAGGGGGGAGCGGCGCTGATGGAGTGCGATGCCACCCAGATTTTCCTCAAGCAGCTCCTGCCGCTGGCCTACCTGCTGACACCGAACATCCCCGAAGCGGAGCGGCTGCTGGGGACGCGGATCAGCTCGGAAGCTCACATGGAACAGGCTGCCCGAGACCTGCACCGGCTGGGGGCAGCCAACGTCCTCATCAAAGGGGGGCATCTTGCCGGGCAGCATTCCACCGACATCCTCTTTGACGGAACGGAATGCCGGAGCTTTACGGCTGAGCGGATATTTACCAACAACACCCACGGGACCGGCTGTTCCTACGCCTCGGCCATTGCCGCTTTTCTGGCCCAGGGGGAACCGCTGGGCTGTGCCGTGAAAAAAGCCAAGGATTTCATCACCGCCGCCATCCGCATGGCCCGCCCTTTGGGCAAAGGGCACAGTCCGATCAATCACTTTGCCGCTGTTCGGCAACGTTGA
- the thiC gene encoding phosphomethylpyrimidine synthase ThiC encodes MTQLEYARRGVVTEKMQIAANAEQVSPELIREGIAAGTIVICHNVKHANGTPLPVGTGLRTKINANIGSSSDDTDMQKELEKARVAVKYGADAIMDLSTGGPVDEIRRAVIAETSACIGSVPLYQAALDAVRVKKKAIVDMTVDDIFAGIIKHAEDGVDFITVHCGVTRSTVERMKNEGRLMDVVSRGGAFTIEWMAYNNKENPLYEHFDKLLEITKEYDMTLSLGDGFRPGCLADATDRAQIHELILLGELTQRAQSAGVQVMIEGPGHVPLNQIQANILLQKRLCHGAPFYVLGPLVTDIAPGYDHITCAIGGAIAAAAGADFLCYVTPSEHLRLPDVQDVRDGVIASRIAAHAADIAKGVKGAMEKDIAMAKCRKKLDWEGQFALAMDPERARSLRESSGVADHGACTMCGEFCAYKVMDDAMARDNQGPGAGDRGLVG; translated from the coding sequence ATGACCCAACTGGAATATGCCCGCAGGGGCGTTGTCACCGAAAAAATGCAAATCGCCGCCAACGCGGAGCAGGTATCTCCCGAACTGATCCGCGAAGGGATTGCGGCCGGCACGATCGTCATCTGTCATAACGTCAAGCATGCCAACGGCACTCCGCTGCCGGTCGGCACCGGGCTGCGCACCAAGATCAATGCCAACATCGGTTCGTCCTCCGACGACACGGACATGCAGAAGGAGCTCGAAAAGGCACGCGTGGCGGTGAAATATGGCGCTGACGCCATCATGGATCTTTCCACCGGCGGTCCGGTGGATGAGATCCGCCGGGCGGTGATTGCAGAAACCTCCGCCTGCATCGGCAGCGTTCCGCTCTACCAGGCCGCCCTGGACGCGGTGCGGGTCAAGAAGAAGGCCATTGTCGACATGACCGTGGACGACATCTTTGCCGGCATCATCAAGCATGCCGAGGATGGGGTCGACTTCATCACCGTTCATTGCGGGGTGACGCGCAGCACCGTCGAACGCATGAAAAACGAGGGGCGGCTGATGGATGTGGTCTCCCGCGGCGGCGCCTTCACCATCGAGTGGATGGCCTACAACAACAAGGAAAACCCGCTCTACGAACACTTTGACAAGCTGCTGGAGATAACCAAGGAATACGATATGACCCTGTCGCTAGGGGATGGCTTCCGCCCCGGCTGCCTGGCCGATGCCACCGACCGCGCCCAGATCCACGAGCTGATCCTGCTGGGGGAGCTGACTCAGCGCGCCCAGAGTGCCGGCGTTCAGGTAATGATCGAAGGCCCCGGCCACGTGCCGCTCAATCAGATCCAGGCCAACATCCTGCTGCAGAAACGCCTCTGCCACGGCGCCCCTTTCTACGTGCTGGGGCCGCTGGTAACCGACATCGCACCCGGCTATGACCACATCACCTGCGCCATCGGCGGTGCCATTGCCGCAGCGGCCGGTGCCGACTTCCTCTGCTACGTGACCCCCAGCGAGCATCTGCGTCTGCCTGACGTCCAGGATGTACGGGACGGGGTAATCGCTTCACGCATCGCAGCCCATGCGGCCGACATCGCCAAGGGAGTCAAGGGGGCCATGGAAAAGGACATTGCCATGGCAAAATGCAGAAAAAAATTGGATTGGGAAGGACAATTCGCCCTGGCCATGGATCCCGAACGCGCCCGCTCGCTGCGTGAAAGCTCAGGGGTTGCGGACCACGGCGCCTGCACCATGTGCGGAGAGTTCTGCGCCTACAAGGTCATGGATGACGCCATGGCCAGGGATAATCAGGGACCGGGGGCTGGGGATCGGGGACTGGTGGGTTAA
- the aroF gene encoding 3-deoxy-7-phosphoheptulonate synthase: protein MLIVMNHNAGQTEIDAITRIVREMGYTAAPIPGRERTAIGVLGNQGYVDDSKILEMPGVQRVIHVSKPYKLVSRDFHPENTVVNVAGVQVGQGCRPVVVAGPCAVESEQQIVKTALFVKQAGADMLRGGAFKPRTGPHTFQGMREEGLRLLALAGKESGLPIVTEVMSPDNVGLVAEHADLLQVGARNMQNFDLLRELGRIRKPVLLKRGMSATIEEFLAAAEYILAEGNEQVILCERGIRTYETATRNTLDLAVVPLIKEMSHLPIMVDPSHATGKRSLVPPMTLAALIAGAHGVLVEVHPEPEKALSDGPQSLNFPGFEALMKDVRSLSGFLGY, encoded by the coding sequence ATGTTGATCGTCATGAATCATAACGCCGGCCAGACTGAGATTGACGCCATCACCCGGATCGTCCGGGAGATGGGTTACACCGCAGCGCCCATACCGGGCAGGGAACGTACAGCCATTGGGGTGCTGGGGAATCAGGGGTACGTTGATGACAGTAAAATTCTGGAAATGCCCGGCGTACAGAGGGTAATCCACGTGTCCAAGCCTTACAAGCTGGTTTCCCGCGATTTTCATCCTGAAAACACTGTCGTGAACGTGGCCGGCGTGCAGGTGGGCCAGGGATGCCGGCCGGTGGTGGTGGCCGGTCCGTGCGCCGTGGAGAGCGAGCAGCAGATTGTGAAGACCGCCCTGTTCGTCAAGCAGGCGGGCGCCGATATGCTGCGTGGGGGGGCTTTCAAGCCCCGCACCGGTCCCCATACCTTTCAGGGTATGCGGGAAGAGGGCTTGCGCCTGCTGGCCCTGGCCGGCAAAGAAAGCGGCCTGCCGATCGTGACCGAAGTCATGAGCCCCGACAATGTCGGACTGGTGGCCGAACATGCCGACCTGCTGCAGGTAGGGGCGCGCAACATGCAGAATTTCGATCTGCTGCGCGAGTTGGGGCGAATCCGCAAGCCGGTTCTGCTCAAACGCGGCATGAGCGCTACCATCGAGGAATTCCTGGCAGCGGCGGAGTACATCCTGGCCGAGGGGAATGAGCAGGTCATACTGTGCGAGCGCGGGATCCGCACCTATGAAACCGCTACCCGCAACACGCTCGACCTGGCGGTCGTGCCGCTGATCAAGGAGATGTCCCACCTGCCGATCATGGTCGATCCGTCCCATGCCACCGGCAAACGCAGCCTGGTGCCCCCCATGACCCTGGCGGCACTGATTGCCGGCGCCCACGGCGTGTTGGTGGAGGTCCATCCCGAACCGGAGAAAGCACTGTCCGACGGCCCCCAATCGCTGAATTTCCCGGGCTTCGAGGCGCTGATGAAGGATGTCCGCAGCCTGAGCGGCTTTCTGGGATATTGA
- a CDS encoding Crp/Fnr family transcriptional regulator, with translation MELIELLKKSLLFSGLADGDLAELATITVRRKFKKGEALFSEGDVATGFYLLVVGSIKLCRIAPDGREKVLHFVRAGETFAEAAFFGDGKYPAEARALEAGEVLYLPKQGFMELMARNPNFSLNLVISLSLMLRQFARQIEELSFADVTSRLASFLVRRADEKSTSYGGITYIDLGIKKGELASRLGTASETVSRTLRKLKDEGIIEVQGNRVVIHQMEKLQKLCERHE, from the coding sequence ATGGAACTGATCGAACTGCTAAAAAAATCCCTGCTTTTCTCTGGTCTGGCCGATGGAGACTTGGCCGAGCTGGCGACCATCACGGTGCGCCGCAAATTCAAAAAGGGTGAGGCGCTCTTCAGCGAAGGGGACGTTGCCACCGGTTTCTACCTGCTGGTGGTGGGCAGCATCAAGCTCTGTCGCATTGCGCCGGATGGGCGAGAGAAGGTACTGCACTTCGTCCGAGCGGGAGAGACTTTTGCCGAGGCGGCCTTCTTCGGTGACGGTAAATATCCGGCCGAAGCGCGCGCCCTGGAGGCGGGCGAGGTGCTGTACCTCCCCAAGCAGGGATTCATGGAGCTGATGGCCAGGAATCCCAACTTCTCGCTCAACCTGGTGATCTCTCTCTCGCTGATGCTGCGTCAATTCGCCCGGCAGATCGAAGAGCTGTCCTTTGCCGATGTCACCTCCCGGCTGGCATCGTTCCTGGTCCGGCGGGCGGATGAAAAGTCCACCAGCTACGGCGGCATCACCTATATCGACCTGGGAATCAAGAAGGGTGAACTGGCTTCACGGCTCGGCACCGCCAGCGAAACGGTCTCCCGCACCTTGCGCAAGTTGAAGGACGAGGGCATAATCGAGGTGCAGGGAAACCGCGTGGTAATTCACCAGATGGAAAAGCTGCAGAAACTGTGCGAACGTCACGAATGA